The sequence GCGTCTTTTAACCTTTTGGCTATATTCATAGAGCTTTGGTATTTATTCCCTCTCCCCGGAAAATTATGATATACTTCTGCCCAGGGAGGTGGTGTTTTAAATGGGCGGCAACCCTATACAATTTGATTACTCAGTTTTGTTAAGCGTAATGTTTCCTATGCTGTTTTGCCTAATCTTTTTCATATTCACAATTTACTTAATGGTAAGTGCTCTGCGATTTTTTAAACACAAAGAAAGAGCCGATAGTGAGCTTTTAGAGAAGTTAGACATGCTAATTAAGATTCAAACTCAGCAATCAGCAAACAAATCATAAGAGCAAAGCAGGTTTTCCACATTATTTGGGAAGACCTGCTTTTTTCTACTCAACTTAAACGAGTTATAGATTTTTAGTTCCTACCCAAAAAAACGTGTTAAAGGGACCGTCCCTCTAACATCCCTCAAAGTCCTGCTTAATAGAACTTTTATCCTATTATAAATTTTTCCAAAATCCATGAAGCTTTTTCCAAGTCTCAATTGGCTAATATGTTGAAGGGGTTGAAATTGTAAGTTAACCTGTTGATTGAAAGAACCTAATTCTCAAGGGAGGTGGAAAGGAAGTCAATGAGGAACTCCCGAATGGTTTTTGAAAATACAATTATTGGAGGGGATAGTATGAAGAGAAAAATCAGTAAAATATTGTTGACTTCACTAATATTAATGTTTACATTAACAACTTCGGCATTTGCCGGATCACTTTACCTAAATGTACCAGGCACTGTGCAAGAAGAAGATAATTGGTGCTGGGCAGCTAGTAGTGTGTGTGCTTTAAATTATGATAGTCTTGGAGTTACACAAACTCAGTTTGTAACTTATGTTAAAGGTTCACCTGTTGATGAGGCTGGATGGCCTTGGGAAGTTCAGTCTGGCCTAGAGCACTGGAATGTAGACAACGACTGGACGACAGGAAGTATTAGTTGGGCTAATGTAACTGATGATATAAATGATTATGCCCCCATTATTGCATCTATTGCATGGTCCCCTTGGTGGGAATTCGAAGGTCATATGCTTGCAATTTATGGATATTATGAAGATCAATACGTGAAAAATGTAAGTTATATGGATCCTTGGTCAAGTAATCCAAGATGGAATAGTAGAACTTATGGTAGTTTCGTTAGCAATTCTGATTGGACATGGTCCGGAACAAATTATAATCTGATTTATTAAGAACAGGAGGTTTTAGTATGAGAACAAAAGTATTATTCCTAACTCTAATACTTATGTTTCTTCAAAGTGCAAACGTATTAGCCGCGGAAAAATTACCGTCAGATGTTTTGAATGCTTTCCAAGCCGACATTAAAAGTTTTCAATATCAAATGTTGGAAGAAAGAGATAAAACCCACCATCTTACAGATGGGGACATTTATAAGACAAAAGATGCTGGATACAAAGTTTATAGACTTGATGCAAAAAAGGTACTCAATGAAGCAAATATTGATTTATACGATGCTTTAACTAACACTGATAAGTGGTATATACCAGTTACAGATCAAGTAAGATATATTGTAGATAAAGTTGATGGTGATTATAAATTAGTTGGCTACGGTGTATATGACGAAAAGGATGCCATTCCTTATGAAACCTTGGAAAAGGCAGCTATAGAAAAAGGGTTAAATGATCTCGTTTATGTTGACGAACCAGCCCTTCACATCAACGGTTTTATCGGCAAAACAGCTAAAGGCAGTCAGTTATTATCATTTAACAAGAGTGATGACCTCAAACTTCAAAAAAATGAAATAAAAGATGGCAAAGAATTGATCAAAGAAATTAAAATCAAAGTAAATGATGCGAAAACGAACGGAAACCAGGGATTCGGAGGGGCCGGCGGGTTTAATGCCGATA comes from Desulfosporosinus meridiei DSM 13257 and encodes:
- a CDS encoding C39 family peptidase, encoding MKRKISKILLTSLILMFTLTTSAFAGSLYLNVPGTVQEEDNWCWAASSVCALNYDSLGVTQTQFVTYVKGSPVDEAGWPWEVQSGLEHWNVDNDWTTGSISWANVTDDINDYAPIIASIAWSPWWEFEGHMLAIYGYYEDQYVKNVSYMDPWSSNPRWNSRTYGSFVSNSDWTWSGTNYNLIY